A window of the Natrinema salifodinae genome harbors these coding sequences:
- a CDS encoding ABC transporter permease, producing MSRWRYFLRRLVLAIPVVFIGMTATFIIVRMGPIDPVAAILGPDAGPAQQARIEERLGLNQPLWNQYLSFMRDLITLNLGQSWVINNGRSVYSMIGTYAPRTLWLGFWSVLIALFIGIPLGFYAGLNPNTWSDYTASFGGIVWRAMPNFWLAVMLLAVLRQSERLFFGFDWHTFGVEINSLVGQPPLDFLAITEWVSLGLLSVPVGIYFSPVGLLASIKQVLPAALVLGSASMGTEMRIGRTAVLETINSNYVETARAKGVSERAIVWKHVFRNALIPLVPIITNEAFILIGGSVIVETIFGINGLGYLFFQAATQGDLPLVGSLMFVFILLIVSINIVQDLLYTVLDPRVGYSG from the coding sequence GTGAGCCGCTGGCGGTACTTCCTCCGACGGCTCGTCCTCGCAATTCCGGTCGTGTTCATCGGAATGACGGCCACGTTTATCATCGTTCGGATGGGGCCGATCGATCCCGTGGCCGCGATTCTGGGCCCCGACGCGGGCCCCGCCCAACAAGCACGCATCGAAGAGCGGCTCGGACTCAACCAGCCGCTCTGGAACCAATACCTCTCGTTCATGAGAGACCTGATCACGCTGAACCTGGGGCAGTCGTGGGTGATCAACAACGGTCGGAGCGTCTACTCCATGATCGGGACCTACGCACCCCGGACGCTCTGGCTCGGCTTCTGGTCGGTGTTGATCGCGCTGTTCATCGGGATTCCGTTGGGGTTCTACGCCGGCCTCAATCCCAACACCTGGAGCGACTACACCGCTTCCTTCGGCGGCATCGTCTGGCGAGCCATGCCGAACTTCTGGTTGGCGGTGATGTTGCTCGCCGTGCTCCGCCAGTCCGAGCGGTTATTCTTCGGATTCGATTGGCACACGTTCGGGGTGGAGATCAACAGTCTCGTCGGCCAGCCGCCGCTTGACTTCCTCGCGATAACGGAGTGGGTCTCGCTGGGGCTGTTGAGCGTCCCGGTCGGCATCTACTTCTCGCCGGTCGGACTCCTGGCGTCGATCAAGCAGGTCCTCCCGGCGGCGCTCGTACTCGGATCGGCGTCGATGGGGACCGAGATGCGGATCGGCCGCACCGCCGTCCTCGAGACGATCAACTCCAATTACGTCGAGACCGCCCGCGCGAAAGGGGTCTCCGAGCGCGCCATCGTCTGGAAACACGTGTTCCGCAACGCGTTGATTCCGCTGGTCCCGATCATCACGAACGAGGCCTTCATCCTGATCGGCGGCTCGGTCATCGTCGAGACGATCTTCGGGATCAACGGGCTCGGTTACCTGTTCTTCCAGGCGGCCACCCAGGGCGATCTCCCGCTCGTGGGATCGCTGATGTTCGTCTTTATCCTCCTAATCGTCTCGATCAACATCGTTCAGGACCTGCTATATACGGTCCTCGATCCACGTGTGGGGTATTCAGGATGA
- a CDS encoding ABC transporter substrate-binding protein has translation MSNENSLSRRTFLKATGSGAAVATVAGCLTGEPDDEGSDNELNLRNATMSSLDPIQSTDTASGQVIKQVCEPLTHYPNGETRVENKLAEEVEISDDNLTYTFHLKDAEFHNGDSLTADDFVYTFRRLAESENSERSNFIVGDPSFLDVEAEFDDEGRIVPDSLAVEAVDDSTLEITLATPAPDALQILAYDALSVIPEGIVGDIEGYEGELDHNEFANEGLVGTGPFEFDSWDPDADVRVTKYDDYHGSTANVDAVNWQILEGDDARVTAAMEKSLDFFTLPTSRYDPNKVDAETDDRNRQIGTYGPFDENGETVDYVGVPELSTRYLAFNAANTPQSVRQAVAYVTNHAEIVDTIMKGRGQEAWTFLPPGVFPGDYDSFVEDYPYSANENDRDAAREVLEADGYTEDNPYELTITTYEGDTYQEIGRNIRDKLAGTGIEVDLESAPFAALQERGENGDLEAYTLGWTWSWPDPGYGMFGFEPANTDTARMPEETNGYYLDWDDVNSDAAQKAQSAWDTVVANPDPEAEDTRAEAYREMEEAIWEDAVMIPMFHDLKEQFYYDHVDVEPFGAMGEYQQVFNNVTLDE, from the coding sequence ATGTCGAACGAAAATAGTCTCTCTCGACGAACGTTTCTCAAAGCGACCGGTTCCGGTGCCGCGGTGGCGACAGTGGCGGGCTGTCTCACCGGAGAGCCGGACGACGAAGGCAGCGACAACGAACTGAACCTCCGTAACGCGACGATGTCGTCGCTGGACCCGATCCAGTCGACGGACACCGCCTCGGGACAAGTCATCAAGCAGGTCTGCGAGCCGTTGACCCACTACCCCAACGGGGAGACCAGGGTCGAGAACAAACTCGCCGAGGAGGTGGAGATCTCGGACGACAACCTGACGTACACGTTCCACCTGAAAGACGCCGAATTCCACAACGGCGACTCGCTGACGGCCGACGACTTCGTCTACACGTTCCGACGGCTCGCCGAGTCCGAGAACAGCGAACGGTCGAACTTCATCGTCGGCGATCCCTCGTTCCTCGACGTCGAGGCGGAGTTCGACGACGAGGGACGGATCGTCCCCGACTCGCTCGCCGTCGAGGCCGTCGACGACAGCACGCTGGAGATCACGCTCGCGACGCCGGCACCCGACGCGTTGCAGATCCTCGCGTACGACGCGCTTTCGGTGATCCCCGAGGGTATCGTCGGCGATATCGAGGGCTACGAGGGCGAACTCGATCACAACGAGTTTGCAAACGAGGGCCTGGTGGGAACCGGCCCCTTCGAGTTCGACTCCTGGGACCCCGACGCCGACGTGCGAGTCACCAAATACGACGACTACCACGGGAGCACGGCGAACGTCGACGCCGTCAACTGGCAGATCCTCGAAGGCGACGATGCACGCGTCACCGCCGCGATGGAGAAGAGCCTCGACTTCTTCACGCTGCCGACGTCCCGATACGACCCGAACAAAGTCGACGCCGAGACCGACGACCGCAACCGGCAGATCGGGACCTACGGGCCGTTCGACGAGAACGGCGAGACCGTCGATTACGTCGGCGTCCCCGAACTCAGCACCCGCTATCTCGCGTTCAACGCGGCGAACACGCCGCAGTCCGTTCGCCAGGCGGTCGCCTACGTGACCAACCACGCGGAAATCGTCGACACGATCATGAAGGGCCGCGGCCAGGAGGCGTGGACGTTCCTTCCGCCAGGCGTCTTCCCGGGTGACTACGACTCGTTCGTCGAGGACTACCCCTACAGCGCGAACGAGAACGATCGCGACGCCGCTCGGGAGGTGCTCGAGGCCGACGGCTACACCGAGGATAACCCCTACGAGCTCACCATCACGACCTACGAGGGTGACACCTACCAGGAGATCGGCCGGAACATCCGGGACAAGCTCGCCGGGACCGGCATCGAGGTCGACCTCGAATCGGCGCCGTTCGCGGCGCTACAGGAGCGCGGCGAGAACGGCGACCTCGAAGCCTACACGCTGGGCTGGACCTGGAGCTGGCCGGACCCCGGCTACGGGATGTTCGGCTTCGAACCGGCGAATACGGACACCGCACGGATGCCCGAGGAGACCAACGGCTACTACCTCGACTGGGACGACGTGAACTCCGACGCCGCACAGAAGGCCCAGAGCGCCTGGGACACGGTCGTCGCGAATCCCGATCCGGAGGCGGAGGACACTCGCGCCGAGGCCTACCGCGAGATGGAGGAGGCCATCTGGGAGGACGCGGTCATGATCCCGATGTTCCACGACCTCAAAGAGCAGTTCTACTACGACCACGTCGACGTCGAGCCGTTCGGTGCGATGGGCGAGTACCAGCAGGTGTTCAACAACGTCACGCTGGACGAATAG
- a CDS encoding ABC transporter substrate-binding protein — protein MAGNSVGPGEGGRLDRRSLLQRAGAAVVAGAAGCITPNTEVEADGPAEELLQKGFDAAGIEPPFETTIAITSDDERMQFAQLFETALENTGFFDVSIDQREFGSYLDLLTAAADEGENAMFVMSWTGGWDPDDYVNMLFHSDNHAPDGFNVNHYANDTVDEYIDAALEETSRDERVGIYRDLQEELVADAPAAFVRFRESAHVWNDDVVADWRTYPLRPGSYYAVYAPWAGVSTDIADGDEFVGDLDSDVTAYDPVRMNDTASSQATALVYEQLVGIDFDGEVRPMLADEWERLDATTYRFSLREGVRFHNGEELTAAHVEGSLERYEGTPRETDVYDWYESATIVDDYTVDIECWREYGPLEQSLFNVPIVPMAAIDGDHDLESAPIGTGPYRFVEHRSADHWRLERFDDHWFQGDGSVPETPPIETVTLEIVTERASRQGALEAGNVHCSPDVPAASLASFERDDAYGVDRRVGGGFDAVIYPLYCDPFTERAVRRGCTMLLPREQILETVYDGIGEVAYTPISPLLEGYTDESFRESIAETYVRPN, from the coding sequence ATGGCAGGGAATAGCGTCGGGCCGGGAGAAGGCGGGCGTCTGGACCGGCGTTCGCTCCTGCAACGAGCGGGGGCGGCCGTGGTCGCCGGAGCGGCAGGTTGTATCACGCCCAACACCGAAGTCGAAGCCGACGGCCCCGCCGAGGAGTTGCTTCAAAAGGGGTTCGACGCCGCGGGGATCGAACCGCCGTTCGAGACGACGATCGCGATCACCAGCGACGACGAGCGGATGCAGTTCGCCCAACTGTTCGAGACCGCGCTCGAGAACACGGGCTTTTTCGACGTCTCGATCGACCAACGGGAGTTCGGCTCGTATCTGGACCTCCTGACCGCGGCGGCCGACGAGGGCGAAAACGCCATGTTCGTCATGAGCTGGACCGGGGGCTGGGATCCCGACGACTACGTCAACATGCTGTTTCACTCGGACAATCACGCGCCCGACGGATTCAACGTCAACCACTACGCGAACGACACCGTCGACGAGTACATCGATGCGGCCCTCGAGGAGACCTCCCGCGACGAGCGCGTCGGCATCTATCGGGACCTCCAGGAAGAACTGGTTGCCGACGCCCCGGCGGCGTTCGTTCGCTTTCGCGAATCAGCCCACGTCTGGAACGACGACGTCGTCGCCGACTGGCGGACGTACCCGCTCCGGCCGGGATCGTACTACGCGGTGTACGCGCCCTGGGCCGGCGTCTCCACCGATATCGCGGACGGCGACGAATTCGTCGGCGATCTCGACAGCGACGTCACGGCCTACGACCCGGTCCGGATGAACGATACCGCGTCCAGCCAGGCGACGGCCCTCGTCTACGAGCAACTCGTCGGGATCGATTTCGACGGCGAGGTCCGTCCGATGCTCGCCGACGAGTGGGAGCGTCTCGACGCGACGACCTACCGATTCTCCCTTCGCGAGGGCGTCCGGTTTCACAACGGCGAGGAACTCACCGCCGCTCACGTCGAGGGATCACTCGAACGCTACGAGGGAACACCACGAGAGACCGACGTCTACGACTGGTACGAGAGCGCCACGATCGTCGACGACTACACCGTCGATATCGAGTGCTGGCGGGAGTACGGGCCCCTCGAACAGTCGCTGTTCAACGTCCCGATCGTCCCGATGGCGGCGATCGACGGCGACCACGACCTCGAGTCGGCGCCGATCGGAACCGGTCCCTATCGGTTCGTCGAGCATCGAAGCGCCGATCACTGGCGGCTCGAGCGGTTCGACGATCACTGGTTCCAGGGCGACGGATCGGTCCCGGAAACGCCGCCCATCGAGACCGTCACGCTCGAGATCGTTACCGAGCGGGCGTCTCGGCAGGGCGCGCTCGAGGCCGGGAACGTTCACTGTAGTCCCGACGTCCCGGCGGCGAGCCTGGCTAGCTTCGAGCGCGACGACGCGTACGGCGTCGATCGGCGCGTCGGCGGCGGGTTCGACGCGGTGATCTATCCGCTGTACTGCGACCCGTTCACCGAGCGAGCGGTCCGGCGCGGATGTACCATGTTGCTCCCGCGCGAGCAAATCCTCGAAACCGTATACGACGGCATCGGCGAAGTCGCCTATACGCCGATTTCACCGCTACTCGAGGGGTATACTGACGAATCGTTCCGAGAATCGATCGCCGAGACGTACGTTCGGCCGAACTGA
- a CDS encoding ABC transporter permease translates to MSLGRYICRRVLIAVPVLLGVTALSFSFVHLLPGDAVDAIVGYQDVSPAVEASVRADYHLDRPVWQQYLLWLRDALALEFGRSPITGRSVTGTIGRRLPATLALGGAAWLCAFAIGIPAGVVAAVRRGEPADELSRLAALAGIATPNFWLGLVLLLIFGVRLGWVRVIPPDAPLASLAMAKFMLLPTITLGTASAALVTRLLRSSMLRELERPYVRAARAKGLRERTVIAKHALRNALLPVVTVAGLQLAFLVDGAVVVEQVFSWPGMGRLLVESILRRDYPILQASVLLVAVGIVLANLLVDIVYAVLDPRIRY, encoded by the coding sequence ATGTCGCTCGGACGATACATCTGTAGACGAGTGTTGATCGCGGTCCCGGTCCTGCTCGGGGTCACGGCGCTTTCGTTCTCGTTCGTTCACCTACTCCCCGGCGACGCCGTCGACGCGATCGTCGGGTACCAGGACGTCAGCCCCGCGGTCGAGGCGTCGGTCCGGGCCGACTACCACCTCGACCGGCCGGTCTGGCAGCAGTACCTGCTGTGGCTGCGCGACGCGCTCGCCCTCGAATTCGGTCGCTCGCCGATCACCGGACGCAGCGTCACCGGGACGATCGGGCGACGGCTCCCGGCGACGCTCGCCCTCGGCGGAGCCGCCTGGCTGTGCGCGTTCGCGATCGGGATTCCGGCGGGAGTCGTCGCCGCGGTCAGGCGGGGCGAACCTGCCGACGAACTCAGCCGACTCGCCGCGCTGGCCGGGATCGCGACGCCGAACTTCTGGCTCGGCCTGGTCCTGTTGCTGATCTTCGGCGTCCGGCTGGGCTGGGTCCGGGTCATCCCGCCGGACGCGCCGCTCGCGAGCCTCGCGATGGCGAAGTTCATGCTTCTGCCGACGATCACGCTGGGGACGGCCTCGGCGGCGCTGGTTACCCGGCTGCTCCGGTCGTCGATGCTGCGCGAACTCGAGCGGCCGTACGTCCGGGCCGCCCGCGCGAAGGGGCTGCGCGAGCGGACGGTGATCGCGAAACACGCCCTGCGAAACGCCTTGCTGCCGGTCGTCACCGTTGCCGGCCTCCAGCTGGCGTTCCTGGTCGACGGCGCCGTCGTCGTCGAGCAGGTCTTCTCCTGGCCGGGAATGGGGCGACTGCTGGTCGAATCGATCCTCCGGCGGGACTATCCGATCCTCCAGGCGAGCGTCCTGCTCGTTGCAGTCGGGATCGTCCTCGCGAACCTGCTCGTCGATATCGTCTACGCGGTGTTGGATCCACGAATTCGATACTGA
- a CDS encoding ABC transporter permease: MNDSDRDADCEPAPDRDHDATERTADRGRIRIVGFEEAVAERRDRDARAQSAAPGSGPAAPRSADRPGGRASRLAVAWRRFRRNRTAMAGLGIIVVMAVLAVFARPIEVSTTGYTITLQPVSLAPYDPAEPFVGSPNAPPSQAHPFGTDWAGRDQLSRVLVGGRYTLSVGLLAVVLALGVGVPLGAIAGYFGGWVDELVMRVVDVLYAFPFLVLAIAVVAILGQGFWKLVAALVVTGWLGYARLLRGEVLSVREREYVTAAKALGVPDRTIIRRHVVPNAVAPVIVQATLNVGTVVLTAAALGFLGLGLEPGSAEWGAMLSRGRESLVQGHWHVTLFPGLAIFLFVLAINLVGDGINGALDPRRNVNDERRRLR; this comes from the coding sequence ATGAACGACAGCGATCGAGACGCCGACTGCGAGCCCGCCCCCGACCGCGATCACGACGCCACCGAGCGCACCGCCGATCGCGGCCGAATTCGCATCGTCGGTTTCGAGGAAGCCGTCGCCGAGCGGCGCGACCGCGACGCGCGAGCGCAGTCGGCGGCTCCGGGGTCGGGCCCGGCCGCACCGAGGTCGGCCGACCGACCCGGCGGCCGAGCGAGTCGCCTCGCAGTCGCCTGGCGGCGGTTCCGTCGGAACCGAACGGCGATGGCCGGGCTGGGGATCATCGTCGTCATGGCGGTGCTCGCCGTCTTCGCGCGGCCGATCGAGGTGTCGACGACGGGCTACACGATCACGCTCCAGCCGGTCTCGCTGGCCCCGTACGATCCCGCCGAGCCGTTCGTCGGCTCGCCGAACGCGCCGCCCTCGCAGGCCCACCCCTTCGGCACGGACTGGGCGGGCCGCGATCAGCTCTCCCGGGTGCTCGTCGGCGGGCGCTACACCCTGAGCGTCGGCCTCCTCGCGGTCGTGCTGGCGCTTGGCGTCGGCGTGCCCCTCGGCGCGATCGCGGGCTACTTCGGCGGCTGGGTCGACGAACTCGTCATGCGCGTCGTCGACGTGCTCTACGCCTTCCCGTTTCTGGTGCTGGCGATTGCGGTCGTCGCGATCCTCGGCCAGGGGTTCTGGAAGCTCGTGGCCGCGCTGGTCGTCACCGGCTGGCTCGGCTACGCCAGGCTGTTGCGCGGCGAGGTGCTCTCTGTCCGGGAGCGCGAGTACGTCACGGCCGCGAAAGCGCTGGGCGTCCCCGATCGGACGATCATCCGCAGGCACGTCGTGCCCAACGCCGTCGCGCCCGTGATCGTCCAGGCGACGCTCAACGTCGGAACGGTCGTCCTCACGGCCGCGGCGCTTGGCTTCCTCGGTCTCGGACTCGAACCCGGCAGCGCCGAGTGGGGCGCGATGCTCTCGCGGGGCCGGGAGTCGCTCGTCCAGGGTCACTGGCACGTCACGCTCTTCCCGGGGCTCGCGATCTTCCTGTTCGTGCTGGCGATCAACCTGGTCGGCGACGGCATTAACGGCGCGCTCGATCCCCGTCGGAACGTGAACGACGAACGGAGGCGGCTGCGCTGA
- a CDS encoding ABC transporter ATP-binding protein: protein MALLEVEDLVVQFYTDDGVVRAVDGVSYEIRAGEAVGLVGESGAGKSVASLALLDLIERPGEIVGGEIRFRGRDILACSAEDLRELRGDEIAMVFQDAAAALNPVYTVGEQIAEAIRAHEVVTDDEARERAIDLMARVDVPDPAARYSDYPHEFSGGMQQRAVIAMALACDPALLVCDEPTTGLDVTVQAGILELLDDLARESDTAIQLVTHDLGVVAELCDRVLVQYAGEIVERAPVDELYYDPKHPYTVGLLASTPRLGDDRDRLATVPGTPPSLVDPPTGCRFHPRCPYAEDVCARRHPPLVEADAGGEPEAGAGTPIPADGDPETHVAACLEYTGDLKEGLDYEVRVRGGPATDRRVDDDGTDADHDQASDFE, encoded by the coding sequence ATGGCGCTGCTCGAAGTCGAGGACCTCGTCGTCCAGTTCTACACCGACGACGGCGTCGTCCGGGCCGTCGACGGGGTCAGCTACGAGATCCGGGCCGGCGAGGCGGTCGGCCTGGTCGGCGAGAGCGGGGCTGGCAAGAGCGTCGCCAGCCTGGCGCTGTTGGACCTGATCGAGCGACCGGGCGAGATCGTCGGCGGCGAAATCCGCTTCCGGGGGCGCGATATCCTCGCGTGCTCGGCCGAGGACCTCCGCGAGCTCCGGGGCGACGAGATCGCGATGGTGTTCCAGGACGCCGCGGCGGCGCTCAACCCAGTCTACACCGTCGGCGAGCAGATCGCCGAAGCGATCCGCGCCCACGAGGTCGTCACCGACGACGAGGCCCGCGAGCGGGCGATCGACCTCATGGCCCGCGTCGACGTGCCGGATCCGGCCGCGCGGTACTCCGACTACCCCCACGAGTTCTCCGGCGGGATGCAACAGCGGGCCGTCATCGCGATGGCCCTGGCCTGCGACCCCGCCCTGCTCGTCTGCGACGAGCCGACAACCGGGCTCGACGTCACCGTCCAGGCCGGGATCCTCGAACTGCTCGACGACCTCGCGCGCGAATCCGACACCGCGATCCAACTGGTCACCCACGACCTCGGCGTCGTCGCGGAGCTGTGCGATCGCGTCCTCGTGCAGTACGCCGGCGAGATCGTCGAGCGCGCGCCGGTCGACGAGCTGTACTACGACCCCAAACACCCCTACACCGTCGGGCTGCTGGCGTCGACTCCCCGACTCGGCGACGACCGCGACCGCCTGGCGACCGTCCCCGGGACGCCGCCTTCGCTCGTCGATCCGCCGACCGGCTGCCGGTTCCACCCGCGGTGTCCGTACGCCGAAGACGTCTGCGCCAGGCGGCACCCGCCGCTGGTCGAGGCAGATGCGGGGGGCGAGCCGGAAGCGGGAGCGGGGACTCCGATTCCGGCCGACGGCGACCCCGAGACCCACGTCGCCGCCTGCCTCGAGTACACCGGCGACCTCAAGGAGGGCCTGGACTACGAGGTGCGGGTACGGGGCGGCCCCGCGACCGATCGGCGGGTCGACGACGACGGGACCGACGCCGACCACGACCAGGCGAGTGATTTCGAATGA
- a CDS encoding ABC transporter ATP-binding protein, which yields MTGTETTADDNEPLLRADGLEKHYTTADGLLDRLLGRGETVRAVDGVDLELRPGETLGLVGESGCGKTTLGRALVRLVEPTGGSVTYRGTEITDRSRSELRALRTKLQYVFQNPDASLDPQLTVGEIVGEALAVHDVVPEARRDERVRELLETVGLRAAHADRYPHAFSGGQRQRIAIARALAVEPEVVVCDEPVAALDVSVQARILNLLSDLQDEFDLSYLFITHDLSVVEHVADRVAVMYLGELVETGTAAEVFDAPSHPYTEALLSAIPEPDPRWDGDRIVLEGTVPSPTDPPSGCRFHPRCPKVVPPADYDIETDAFRGVLALRTRLAEAVAAGDDGLEALLARSDDRETAAVPTALRETYDIPDRLGDPDADAVLGDALDAIASGDGDGARQRLAAEFETPCETIDPELAPGTAAHPIACHRFDERFAGDESSDGPDHGDGDGRSLHYRERHR from the coding sequence ATGACGGGGACAGAGACTACGGCCGACGACAACGAGCCGCTGCTCCGAGCCGACGGCCTTGAGAAGCACTACACCACGGCCGACGGCCTCCTCGACCGCCTGCTCGGCCGCGGCGAGACGGTCCGGGCCGTCGACGGCGTCGACCTCGAGCTCCGGCCCGGCGAGACGCTCGGCCTGGTCGGCGAGAGCGGCTGCGGCAAGACCACGCTCGGGCGCGCGCTCGTTCGCCTGGTCGAGCCCACCGGCGGCTCGGTGACCTACCGCGGTACCGAGATCACCGACCGCTCGCGCTCGGAGCTGCGGGCGCTGCGGACCAAGCTGCAGTACGTCTTCCAGAACCCTGACGCCAGCCTGGACCCACAGCTGACGGTCGGCGAAATCGTCGGCGAAGCGCTCGCGGTCCACGACGTCGTTCCGGAAGCCCGTCGCGACGAACGCGTTCGAGAACTGCTGGAGACGGTCGGGCTGCGGGCCGCGCACGCGGACCGCTACCCGCACGCGTTCTCGGGCGGCCAGCGCCAGCGGATCGCCATCGCCCGCGCGCTCGCGGTCGAGCCCGAAGTCGTCGTCTGCGACGAACCCGTCGCCGCGCTCGACGTTTCGGTGCAGGCTCGGATCCTCAACCTCCTGTCGGATCTCCAGGACGAGTTCGACCTCTCCTATCTGTTCATCACTCACGACCTCTCGGTCGTCGAGCACGTCGCTGACCGCGTGGCCGTGATGTACCTCGGCGAACTCGTCGAGACCGGGACCGCCGCTGAGGTCTTCGACGCCCCCTCCCATCCCTACACCGAGGCGCTGCTGTCGGCGATTCCTGAACCCGATCCGCGCTGGGACGGCGACCGAATCGTCCTTGAGGGGACCGTTCCCTCGCCGACCGACCCGCCGTCGGGCTGTCGGTTCCACCCGCGCTGTCCGAAGGTCGTCCCGCCCGCCGACTACGACATCGAGACCGACGCCTTCCGCGGCGTGCTAGCGCTGCGGACCCGCCTGGCCGAAGCGGTTGCCGCCGGCGACGACGGACTCGAGGCGCTGCTGGCGCGGTCCGACGATCGCGAGACCGCGGCCGTCCCGACGGCGCTTCGGGAGACCTACGACATTCCCGACCGACTCGGCGATCCGGACGCCGACGCCGTCCTCGGGGACGCGCTCGACGCGATCGCATCTGGCGACGGAGACGGCGCGCGGCAGCGCCTGGCCGCGGAATTCGAGACTCCTTGCGAGACGATCGACCCGGAGCTGGCACCGGGAACGGCCGCCCATCCGATCGCTTGCCATCGGTTCGACGAGCGATTCGCGGGCGACGAATCGAGTGACGGACCGGATCACGGTGACGGCGACGGACGCAGTCTGCACTATCGGGAACGCCACCGATGA
- a CDS encoding GtrA family protein yields MSDSLGDAVRTRVRALLSTARFGQFVGVGAVGASVDNAVLVVLVEATVLGPVVAKVLSWELGIAVIFAINERWTFAEYGEVGSRALGRRFLRSNVVRFAGFLVTLAVLAALVRQFAIHYVLANIVGIAVGFFVNYTCESLYTWQVHQE; encoded by the coding sequence ATGAGTGATTCCCTCGGAGATGCCGTCCGGACGCGAGTTCGCGCGCTCCTCTCGACCGCCAGGTTCGGCCAGTTCGTCGGGGTCGGGGCCGTCGGCGCGAGCGTCGACAACGCCGTTCTCGTGGTGCTGGTCGAAGCGACGGTTCTCGGGCCGGTCGTCGCGAAAGTTCTCTCCTGGGAACTGGGGATCGCCGTCATCTTCGCGATCAACGAACGGTGGACGTTCGCGGAGTACGGTGAGGTCGGCTCACGAGCCCTGGGACGGCGCTTCCTGCGGTCGAACGTCGTTCGGTTCGCCGGCTTTCTCGTTACGCTTGCGGTACTGGCCGCGCTGGTCCGACAGTTCGCCATCCACTACGTCCTGGCGAACATCGTCGGAATCGCCGTCGGCTTCTTCGTCAACTACACTTGTGAGAGTCTCTACACGTGGCAGGTCCATCAGGAGTAG
- a CDS encoding HAH_0734 family protein — translation MKQLIIHGDPGVRNGAIIRYEGEEVVCFGINRNGEYHGPDRVQLWCTVGSEDEYEDYEKRNFTPHFLDVDRVDAEDVEVVRPKSDLAL, via the coding sequence ATGAAGCAGCTCATCATCCACGGCGATCCCGGCGTTCGAAACGGGGCCATCATCCGCTACGAGGGGGAGGAGGTGGTCTGTTTCGGGATCAACCGCAACGGCGAGTACCACGGACCCGACCGCGTCCAACTCTGGTGTACCGTCGGCTCCGAGGACGAGTACGAGGACTACGAGAAGCGCAACTTCACGCCGCACTTCCTGGACGTCGACCGCGTCGACGCCGAGGACGTCGAAGTCGTGCGACCGAAGAGCGATCTCGCGCTCTAG
- a CDS encoding 50S ribosomal protein L44e: MQMPRRFNTYCPHCNEHHEHEVEKSRTGRSSGMKWDARRTRRNTASIGNSGRFSKVPGGEKPTKKTDLKYRCSECGKAHLREGWRAGRLEFQE, encoded by the coding sequence ATGCAGATGCCACGCCGATTCAATACGTACTGTCCGCACTGCAACGAACACCACGAACACGAAGTCGAGAAGTCCCGAACGGGCCGTTCCAGCGGGATGAAGTGGGACGCTCGCCGCACCCGACGGAACACCGCGAGCATCGGTAACTCCGGTCGCTTCTCGAAGGTTCCCGGTGGCGAAAAGCCCACCAAGAAGACCGACCTCAAGTACCGCTGCAGCGAGTGCGGCAAGGCCCACCTCCGCGAGGGATGGCGCGCCGGCCGACTCGAGTTCCAGGAGTGA
- a CDS encoding 30S ribosomal protein S27e → MAGNFYTVRCSDCENEQPVFGKAATEVACAVCGTTLAHPTGGKAEIEHEIVETVESR, encoded by the coding sequence ATGGCAGGAAACTTCTACACCGTTCGATGCAGTGACTGCGAGAACGAACAGCCCGTCTTCGGCAAGGCCGCCACGGAAGTCGCCTGTGCCGTCTGCGGCACGACGCTCGCGCACCCGACCGGCGGCAAAGCCGAGATCGAACACGAGATCGTCGAGACCGTCGAGTCACGATGA